A single Mangrovimonas sp. YM274 DNA region contains:
- a CDS encoding S41 family peptidase: MKHRFRKHILVPVLIVSIFLTGTAFKSDFFEIAKQIEIFTTLFKELNMNYVDETNPGELMDTAIKSMLEDLDPYTNFMNEQDVEASRINNTGDYTGIGASILTLKDKLVVIEPYKDYPADKAGLKAGDEIIKVENVVVADFKDDAGNLLQGAAGTNVNVTYLRQGKTHSATIKREAVEIHAVPHYSMVNNQTGYVVLRKFNEKASSETINAIRSLKKEGAKKLILDLRGNPGGLLSEAVNVVNIFVPQNQLVVTTKSKVKKYNKTYYTSKEPLDTEIPLVVLIDGRSASASEIVSGALQDLDRAVVVGARSFGKGLVQRPKPLVYGTHMKITISRYYTPSGRCIQALDYWNRDEDGKATRVKQENYNAFKTKKGRTVYDGGGIQPDVEMVESVYSPITTAILNDNLIFDYATKYYYTHQVADLNAFKFSDTDFKDFKSFLKTNNFNFETKTEKAFDEAITVAKEEQLKPVINPEYDALVKALNSYKDQAVDSNKTQLKSLLSDEIVKRYFYREGLYTYYIATNTEIQKATEILGNLSTYQGYLK, translated from the coding sequence ATGAAACATCGATTCCGTAAACATATCCTTGTTCCTGTTCTTATTGTCTCTATTTTTTTAACGGGAACTGCTTTTAAGAGTGATTTTTTTGAAATTGCCAAACAGATAGAAATCTTCACCACTCTTTTCAAAGAACTCAACATGAATTATGTTGACGAGACCAATCCTGGTGAATTAATGGACACGGCCATTAAAAGTATGCTGGAAGATTTGGATCCCTATACCAATTTCATGAACGAACAGGATGTGGAAGCCTCTAGAATTAACAATACAGGGGACTATACAGGCATAGGCGCCAGTATTTTGACACTTAAAGATAAATTGGTAGTCATTGAGCCTTATAAAGATTATCCCGCCGATAAAGCTGGCCTAAAAGCCGGTGATGAAATCATTAAAGTTGAAAATGTTGTGGTTGCCGATTTCAAGGACGATGCAGGAAACTTGTTACAAGGGGCCGCTGGTACCAATGTAAATGTGACTTATTTACGTCAAGGAAAAACTCATTCGGCCACTATTAAACGCGAAGCTGTAGAGATTCATGCCGTACCTCATTATTCTATGGTGAATAACCAAACCGGTTATGTAGTGTTGCGAAAATTCAATGAAAAAGCATCTTCTGAAACTATTAATGCCATTAGAAGTCTTAAAAAGGAAGGTGCCAAAAAATTGATTTTAGACCTAAGGGGCAATCCAGGAGGCTTATTGAGTGAAGCCGTAAATGTGGTAAATATTTTTGTACCACAAAACCAATTGGTCGTTACTACAAAATCTAAAGTAAAGAAATACAACAAAACTTATTACACCTCTAAAGAACCTTTGGATACAGAAATCCCCTTGGTAGTTTTAATTGATGGCCGTAGTGCTTCCGCCAGTGAAATTGTATCGGGAGCTTTACAGGATTTGGATCGTGCCGTAGTGGTAGGAGCTCGAAGCTTTGGAAAAGGTTTGGTACAACGTCCAAAACCATTGGTTTACGGAACCCACATGAAAATTACCATCTCTAGATATTATACGCCTTCTGGACGTTGTATTCAGGCTTTAGACTATTGGAACAGAGATGAAGATGGCAAAGCTACTAGGGTAAAACAAGAAAATTACAATGCATTTAAAACCAAAAAAGGAAGAACCGTTTACGATGGTGGAGGTATACAACCAGATGTAGAGATGGTAGAATCTGTTTACAGCCCCATTACCACAGCAATCCTAAACGACAACCTTATTTTTGATTACGCCACTAAATATTATTACACCCATCAAGTAGCAGATTTAAATGCTTTTAAATTTTCAGATACCGACTTTAAGGATTTCAAAAGCTTCCTAAAAACCAACAATTTTAACTTTGAAACCAAAACAGAAAAAGCTTTTGATGAAGCTATTACAGTTGCCAAGGAAGAGCAGTTAAAACCTGTTATAAACCCCGAATATGACGCGCTTGTAAAGGCTTTAAATTCTTATAAAGACCAAGCTGTAGATAGTAATAAAACACAGTTGAAATCTCTCTTGTCCGATGAAATTGTTAAACGTTATTTTTACAGAGAAGGATTGTATACGTATTACATTGCTACTAACACTGAAATTCAAAAAGCTACGGAAATATTAGGAAATTTATCCACGTACCAAGGTTACTTAAAGTAA
- the rnpA gene encoding ribonuclease P protein component yields the protein MKYTFNASEKLKSKIVISHLFEEGKSVSAYPLKMIYLPTPHADGTLIKAGVSVSKRRFKNATDRNRIKRLMREAYRLNKPTFFNNISEPYALMILYIGKDGTSFEQVDKKMKQLLTKFTQTITLD from the coding sequence ATGAAATATACGTTTAACGCTTCAGAAAAACTTAAAAGCAAGATTGTCATTTCCCATTTGTTTGAAGAAGGCAAATCGGTATCGGCCTACCCATTAAAAATGATTTATTTGCCAACTCCCCATGCCGATGGCACTTTAATCAAGGCTGGGGTGTCCGTAAGCAAGCGACGATTCAAAAATGCCACCGATCGTAACCGTATAAAACGACTTATGCGAGAGGCCTATAGATTGAACAAACCAACTTTTTTTAACAACATAAGTGAGCCTTATGCGTTAATGATTTTGTACATTGGTAAAGATGGTACATCTTTTGAGCAAGTTGATAAAAAAATGAAGCAACTGCTAACCAAATTTACCCAAACAATTACGCTAGATTAA
- the pncA gene encoding bifunctional nicotinamidase/pyrazinamidase: protein MKALILVDIQNDFLPGGALAVPDGDAIIPIINPIQSKFDLVVASQDWHPQTHKSFASNHDKAQVLDVIDLNGNSQVLWPDHCVQGSEGAQFSEALHMNKVSAIFRKGMDIEVDSYSAFYDNNHSNATGLEPYLKGKGINEVYVCGLAADYCVYYTAKDAKLAGFNTYYLTDAMRYIDQTSYEAALTDLKAHKVHLVETSNL, encoded by the coding sequence ATGAAAGCGCTAATTTTAGTTGACATCCAAAATGATTTTCTACCTGGTGGTGCTTTGGCAGTTCCCGATGGCGATGCTATCATTCCTATCATCAATCCCATTCAATCTAAATTTGATTTGGTTGTAGCCTCACAGGATTGGCATCCACAAACCCATAAAAGCTTTGCTTCCAATCATGACAAAGCACAGGTACTTGATGTGATTGACTTAAATGGAAATTCGCAGGTATTATGGCCTGACCATTGTGTACAGGGCAGTGAAGGCGCCCAATTTTCGGAGGCACTTCACATGAATAAAGTGTCTGCTATTTTTAGGAAAGGTATGGATATAGAAGTTGATAGTTACAGTGCTTTTTATGATAACAACCATAGTAATGCTACAGGCTTAGAGCCCTATTTAAAAGGGAAGGGAATAAACGAAGTCTATGTGTGTGGATTGGCAGCCGATTATTGTGTGTATTATACCGCAAAAGATGCTAAATTAGCCGGTTTTAATACCTACTACCTTACAGATGCTATGCGCTATATAGATCAGACCAGCTATGAGGCTGCATTAACCGATTTAAAGGCGCATAAAGTTCATCTTGTAGAGACCTCAAATCTTTAG
- a CDS encoding nicotinate phosphoribosyltransferase, protein MNLQSALYTDLYQLAMGQSYFLKQKHEVTATFDYFFRKTPFEGGYVLFCGLEEVLTHLETFTFSEEDIAYLTSEGFDKGFLEYLKTFKFKGTIKSMPEGTIVFPFIPILTVSGTILECQLIETYLLNTLNFQSLIATKASRIRHIAGDSKSLAEFGLRRAQGLAGMQASRAAFIGGFDHTSNVLAGKAYNIPISGTMAHAFIQSYDDELTAFRDFAETRPHNCVLLVDTYNTLKQGVPNAITVAKEMEARGEKLLGIRLDSGDLAYLSKAARKQLDDAGLPYVQIAASNQLDEHVIRSLKEQQAQIDLYGVGTNLVVGKESAALDGVYKLCSFNNTPRIKISENLKKMNFPGEKQVYRYYNEDDQHIADAITLESLEAPNTMAHPFEPHKQMALSPYKAVPLLQVVLKDGKRLHPEQLPVELAKIAKENLKKLPIEHKRFAYPHIYKVGLSPELEALRNQLKKEKLKP, encoded by the coding sequence ATGAACTTGCAATCTGCTCTATATACCGATTTGTACCAACTGGCCATGGGGCAATCCTACTTCTTAAAACAGAAACACGAGGTGACTGCCACCTTTGATTATTTCTTTAGAAAGACGCCTTTTGAAGGCGGCTATGTATTGTTTTGTGGTTTGGAAGAAGTCTTAACACATTTAGAAACCTTTACCTTTTCTGAAGAGGATATTGCGTATTTGACTTCGGAAGGATTTGATAAGGGCTTTTTAGAATACTTAAAAACATTCAAATTTAAAGGCACTATCAAGAGCATGCCCGAGGGTACCATTGTGTTTCCGTTCATTCCCATTTTAACGGTGAGCGGTACTATTTTGGAGTGTCAACTTATAGAGACCTATCTGCTCAATACCTTGAACTTTCAATCCTTAATTGCTACCAAAGCCAGTAGAATAAGGCATATTGCAGGTGATTCCAAAAGTTTGGCCGAATTTGGTTTGCGGCGTGCCCAAGGCTTAGCGGGAATGCAGGCCAGTAGAGCAGCCTTTATTGGAGGGTTCGATCATACCTCCAATGTACTGGCGGGAAAAGCTTACAACATTCCTATTTCAGGAACCATGGCCCACGCCTTTATTCAAAGCTATGACGATGAGCTTACGGCCTTCCGTGATTTTGCCGAAACCAGACCACACAACTGCGTACTTCTGGTAGATACCTATAATACCTTAAAACAAGGGGTTCCCAATGCTATTACCGTAGCCAAAGAAATGGAAGCCAGGGGCGAAAAGCTATTAGGAATTCGTTTAGATAGTGGCGATTTGGCCTATTTATCAAAAGCCGCCCGAAAACAGTTGGATGATGCTGGATTGCCCTATGTGCAAATTGCTGCTTCCAACCAATTGGACGAACATGTGATACGAAGTTTAAAAGAACAACAGGCGCAAATAGATTTGTATGGTGTAGGTACTAATTTGGTAGTAGGGAAGGAGAGTGCTGCCTTGGACGGAGTTTACAAACTATGCAGTTTTAACAATACGCCCCGGATCAAGATTTCAGAGAATTTAAAGAAAATGAATTTTCCAGGAGAAAAGCAGGTTTACCGCTATTACAACGAAGACGATCAGCATATTGCCGATGCTATTACTTTAGAATCTTTGGAAGCCCCCAATACCATGGCACATCCTTTTGAACCCCATAAACAAATGGCACTATCTCCTTATAAAGCAGTTCCCTTACTTCAGGTTGTACTTAAAGATGGTAAACGTTTACACCCCGAACAATTACCTGTAGAATTGGCTAAAATTGCAAAAGAAAATCTAAAGAAACTCCCTATTGAGCACAAACGTTTTGCCTATCCACATATCTATAAAGTAGGATTGAGTCCCGAGTTGGAGGCTTTGAGAAATCAATTAAAAAAGGAAAAACTGAAACCTTAA
- a CDS encoding S8 family peptidase, producing the protein MKSLKFVLATALIGPFLVGCGSARVSGISMEKITQPHYKTTPLTKKQEHHWAHLDLLTDTIPGMSVDRAYGEILKTKQGNTTLVAVIDSGMDIDHEDLSAVIWTNPNEIPNNGIDDDNNGYVDDIHGWNFLGDAYNEQFEYTRILAKGDTSHPQYTEAEQQYQKEFKKYSEYKNIYDRVTAQVVMVDYILSTHLKKSTYSKADIDTISTNNPSVLNAIEFMKIYTADYDSISEFKEAVEKDMILINDHLNYHLNKDFHGRTTGDNPDDLSDVGYGDNNVKPHDPEETHGTHVAGIIAAQRNNHIGVDGVANNVKLMAIRSTPNGDEYDKDVALAIRYAVDNGAKIINGSFGKYYATHSEWVSDAIRYAAQHDVLLVISAGNDAYNLDDTPSYPNDMVNGKEISDNFLVVGALTPTYGTKVVADYSNYGQHNVDVFAPGSDIYSTYPNNTYKSENGTSMAAPAVTGVAAIIRSQYPHLSASEVKNIIMKSGVSLPTEVQVGDDPTHIKAFQKLSKSGKIVNAYNALLMASKIK; encoded by the coding sequence ATGAAATCCTTAAAATTTGTTTTGGCAACAGCCCTTATTGGCCCTTTTTTGGTTGGATGTGGGAGCGCTCGGGTAAGCGGTATTTCCATGGAAAAAATTACCCAACCCCACTATAAAACAACTCCATTAACAAAAAAGCAAGAACACCATTGGGCTCATTTAGACCTCTTGACGGACACCATACCTGGAATGAGTGTGGACAGAGCTTATGGGGAGATTCTTAAAACAAAACAAGGGAACACAACTCTAGTGGCTGTTATAGATTCGGGTATGGATATTGACCATGAGGATTTAAGTGCTGTCATTTGGACCAATCCCAATGAAATACCCAACAATGGAATAGATGACGATAACAATGGCTATGTAGATGATATCCACGGTTGGAACTTTTTAGGTGATGCCTACAACGAGCAATTTGAATATACCCGTATTTTGGCCAAAGGAGATACTAGCCATCCGCAGTATACCGAAGCCGAGCAGCAATACCAAAAGGAATTTAAAAAATACAGTGAGTATAAAAATATTTACGATAGAGTTACTGCTCAAGTAGTAATGGTAGATTATATTCTGTCTACCCATTTAAAGAAAAGTACCTATTCCAAAGCAGATATTGATACTATCAGTACCAACAATCCGTCAGTGTTAAATGCTATTGAATTTATGAAAATTTACACTGCCGATTATGACTCTATTTCTGAATTCAAGGAGGCCGTAGAAAAAGATATGATACTCATCAATGACCACTTGAACTACCATTTAAACAAGGACTTCCATGGAAGAACTACCGGCGATAACCCCGATGACCTTTCGGATGTAGGTTATGGCGACAACAATGTAAAACCACACGATCCGGAAGAAACCCACGGCACTCATGTGGCAGGGATCATAGCTGCGCAACGCAATAACCATATTGGAGTGGATGGGGTAGCCAATAATGTAAAACTTATGGCTATTCGCAGTACACCCAATGGCGATGAATACGATAAAGATGTAGCATTGGCCATTCGTTACGCTGTGGATAATGGTGCCAAGATTATCAACGGAAGTTTTGGTAAATACTATGCTACACACAGCGAATGGGTAAGCGATGCCATTCGATATGCTGCCCAGCATGATGTTCTTTTGGTAATTAGCGCAGGTAATGATGCCTATAATTTGGACGACACACCTTCTTATCCCAATGATATGGTAAACGGTAAAGAGATTTCGGATAATTTTTTGGTTGTAGGTGCCCTAACCCCAACGTATGGTACCAAAGTCGTCGCCGATTATTCTAACTATGGACAACACAATGTAGATGTCTTTGCTCCAGGTAGCGATATCTATTCTACCTACCCAAACAACACTTACAAAAGTGAAAATGGGACCTCTATGGCCGCTCCCGCTGTAACTGGAGTAGCAGCAATAATACGTTCACAATACCCTCATTTAAGTGCTTCAGAGGTTAAAAATATCATAATGAAATCGGGGGTATCCCTCCCCACCGAAGTACAGGTAGGGGATGATCCAACGCATATTAAAGCCTTTCAAAAATTGTCCAAATCAGGTAAAATTGTAAACGCCTACAATGCTCTTTTAATGGCATCAAAAATAAAATAA
- a CDS encoding MBL fold metallo-hydrolase, which translates to MKLYPIESGNFKLDGGAMFGVVPKSLWQRTNPADANNMIDIAARCMLIEDGNRLILIDTGMGDKQSDKFFGYYYMWGDDTIDKSLAKYGFHRDDITDVFMTHLHFDHCGGSIQWNADRTGYEPAFKNATFWSNADHWQWATKPNRREQASFLKENILPMEESGQLKFTGLPKDSILKDSPLGFDIFFADGHTDKQMIPMIQYKGNTICFMADLLPTVGHLPLPFVMGYDTRPLLTLDEKEQFLNMAADNNYYLFLEHDAHNEIITVQHTEKGVRLKDVIHCNDIF; encoded by the coding sequence ATGAAACTCTACCCTATAGAATCAGGAAATTTTAAGCTTGACGGGGGCGCCATGTTTGGCGTAGTCCCTAAATCTCTATGGCAACGTACCAATCCTGCCGATGCCAACAACATGATAGACATTGCAGCACGCTGTATGTTGATTGAAGATGGCAATAGGCTTATATTGATTGACACGGGAATGGGCGACAAGCAAAGTGATAAGTTTTTTGGCTACTACTACATGTGGGGTGATGATACTATAGACAAATCTTTAGCTAAATATGGCTTCCATAGAGATGATATTACCGATGTGTTTATGACCCATTTGCACTTTGACCACTGTGGAGGAAGTATTCAATGGAATGCCGATAGAACAGGGTATGAGCCGGCTTTTAAAAACGCAACATTTTGGAGCAATGCCGATCATTGGCAATGGGCTACCAAACCCAATAGGAGGGAACAGGCATCCTTTTTGAAAGAGAACATCCTTCCAATGGAAGAAAGCGGACAATTAAAATTTACAGGGCTTCCAAAAGACTCTATTTTAAAAGATTCTCCCTTAGGTTTCGATATCTTTTTTGCCGATGGGCACACGGATAAACAAATGATCCCGATGATCCAGTACAAAGGGAATACCATTTGTTTTATGGCCGATTTATTACCTACCGTAGGCCATCTTCCATTACCATTTGTAATGGGTTACGACACCAGACCATTGTTGACCCTTGATGAAAAGGAACAGTTCTTGAACATGGCAGCCGATAATAATTATTATTTGTTTTTGGAACATGATGCCCACAATGAAATTATTACTGTTCAACACACCGAAAAAGGCGTTCGCTTAAAGGATGTCATACATTGCAACGATATCTTTTAG
- a CDS encoding SulP family inorganic anion transporter, translating into MSPRKNNIKTFFSQLPRNIFSGFVVSLISLPLGLGLAMASEAPPIAGVITAIVSGLVVSILGGSHVTITGPGNGMVGVTLVAITALGLNGAYAAVICSGLVMIALGFFKLGKLSDFFPSSAIQGMLAAIGLIILGKQFHIMLAHKIQRTDAMDYLIEIPVTINDALHYERKGLIFAAIIGVVSLVIMVIYPKLRNKYLQLIPAPMWIVLLSIGFSYYFELVLHEDNPISKSYMVSGIPHFNEIITQIPTVDFSQMGSIPFWSSVLALTLIASIESLLSIKAVDKLDPENRRSNVNKDLKALGVASIGSGFLGGLNVVTVIARSSVNVNNGGSNTSSNFFHAFFLVIFIVLFSTQLTRVPLPALMAILVFTGYKLASPTVIRNIVFIGKEQLIIFFVTLFVTLKIGLITGIISGVITTLIIHIVINKSFMLFVRNLMKPNVLMYKEDNGNYYVSVKHFCSFLNYYKLKEKLDAIPPQYDVVVDFSLCNFVDHTVMENLNGYQDMFTKNDGHFEIVGLDTYKADSEHPLALRRNLSGTRLFGRHLTKRQSQLQTIAEDFSLGYNPTKCKDTLFLKDFLFFKTKQINHIYNRLFNDIHAINLFDIEFSEGEFIAKEVVRTTMLHIDLENEVPVFTLDREGFLEKVYALAGFKDIPIQDHDDFSKRFYLLGEDVEGITSFFNDELVLFFESNPYYHIESNGTSLLIFSKERLASIKELKALLDFGKRLQNTID; encoded by the coding sequence GTGAGCCCAAGGAAAAACAACATAAAAACCTTTTTTAGCCAACTCCCACGGAACATTTTTTCAGGATTTGTGGTTAGCCTTATTTCGCTTCCTTTGGGATTGGGACTGGCCATGGCCAGTGAAGCACCGCCCATAGCAGGCGTAATTACTGCCATAGTAAGTGGTCTTGTGGTATCTATCCTTGGAGGCAGTCATGTTACCATTACTGGGCCTGGTAACGGTATGGTGGGCGTTACACTGGTGGCCATTACGGCTTTAGGACTTAATGGTGCCTATGCGGCCGTAATCTGTTCTGGTTTGGTGATGATTGCTCTTGGCTTTTTTAAATTAGGCAAACTGTCGGACTTTTTTCCTTCCTCTGCCATTCAGGGGATGTTGGCTGCCATTGGACTTATTATTTTAGGCAAGCAATTCCACATTATGCTGGCTCACAAAATACAACGAACCGATGCCATGGATTACCTGATAGAAATTCCGGTAACCATCAATGACGCCCTTCATTATGAAAGGAAAGGTTTGATTTTTGCCGCCATTATTGGTGTAGTGAGTTTAGTTATTATGGTTATTTACCCCAAACTGCGCAACAAATACCTGCAATTGATTCCCGCCCCAATGTGGATTGTTTTGCTCTCCATTGGCTTCAGTTACTATTTTGAATTGGTGCTGCATGAAGACAACCCAATCAGTAAAAGCTATATGGTTTCGGGCATTCCTCATTTTAACGAAATCATTACCCAAATACCAACAGTAGATTTTAGCCAAATGGGAAGTATCCCTTTTTGGTCCAGTGTTTTGGCCCTAACATTAATTGCGAGCATTGAATCTTTATTGAGTATTAAAGCTGTGGATAAATTGGATCCCGAAAACAGACGTTCCAACGTCAATAAAGATTTAAAAGCACTAGGGGTTGCCAGTATAGGCAGTGGTTTTTTGGGAGGCCTTAATGTTGTTACGGTAATTGCCAGAAGTTCAGTAAACGTCAACAATGGCGGCAGCAATACCTCATCCAACTTCTTTCATGCCTTCTTTTTGGTGATTTTTATCGTTTTGTTCAGTACCCAACTTACCCGTGTGCCATTACCGGCCCTTATGGCTATTTTGGTATTTACAGGGTATAAGTTGGCCTCTCCAACCGTGATCAGAAATATTGTTTTTATAGGAAAAGAACAGCTGATCATTTTCTTTGTAACCTTGTTTGTGACCCTTAAAATTGGCTTAATTACTGGGATTATTTCGGGAGTAATCACCACTTTGATTATTCACATTGTCATTAACAAAAGTTTCATGCTTTTTGTGAGAAACCTAATGAAACCAAACGTACTAATGTACAAAGAGGATAATGGCAATTATTATGTAAGTGTGAAACATTTCTGCAGTTTTTTAAACTACTATAAGCTGAAGGAAAAACTAGACGCTATTCCACCTCAATACGATGTTGTTGTGGACTTTTCCCTCTGCAATTTTGTAGACCATACGGTCATGGAAAACCTCAACGGTTACCAAGATATGTTTACTAAAAATGACGGGCATTTTGAAATTGTTGGTCTAGACACCTACAAAGCCGATTCTGAACATCCTTTAGCTTTACGAAGAAACCTTTCCGGTACGCGATTGTTTGGCCGCCATTTAACCAAACGCCAATCGCAGCTCCAAACCATTGCCGAGGATTTTTCATTGGGTTACAACCCCACCAAGTGTAAGGACACTTTATTCCTTAAGGACTTTTTATTCTTTAAAACCAAACAGATTAACCATATTTACAACCGTCTTTTTAACGATATCCACGCCATCAATCTCTTTGATATAGAGTTCTCAGAAGGTGAATTTATTGCCAAGGAAGTAGTGCGTACCACCATGTTACACATTGATCTTGAAAACGAAGTGCCTGTATTTACCTTGGATCGCGAAGGCTTTTTGGAAAAGGTATATGCCCTTGCAGGTTTTAAGGACATCCCCATTCAAGATCATGACGACTTTTCAAAACGCTTTTATTTGTTGGGTGAAGATGTAGAAGGCATTACGTCGTTCTTTAATGATGAATTGGTGCTCTTTTTTGAAAGCAATCCCTATTATCACATTGAGTCTAATGGTACAAGTTTGCTTATTTTCAGTAAGGAACGCTTGGCAAGTATCAAGGAGCTAAAGGCATTGTTGGACTTTGGCAAACGCCTTCAAAATACGATTGACTAG
- a CDS encoding universal stress protein — translation MTLKPFHTIGIGVAFSPNLVSNIYEASRLALFFDCKLLLIHVGEASEKKEKEIEEVLQPFIAQQLSYQMVFKSGDPVEVILSATKTYNIDLLIIGALKRENLLKYYVGSIARKITRKAKCSILLLTKPSVQRVPCQHIVVNGLKDPRTQEAISAAFFVANKLGSNKITVVEEITKQQVAVSVEDHRSLRKANIVKERLALREDSRVKKLIAEIPQEYQDSVFVKTQPIFGKRGYSIGHYAEVVRADLLVMNAPLKMSFWDRLFPHDIEYILTELPTDVLIVQ, via the coding sequence TTGACTTTAAAGCCTTTTCATACCATTGGCATTGGCGTTGCCTTTTCTCCTAACCTCGTTTCCAATATTTATGAAGCGTCTCGCCTTGCTTTGTTTTTTGACTGCAAATTGCTCTTGATACATGTTGGGGAAGCTTCAGAAAAAAAAGAAAAAGAAATTGAAGAAGTCCTGCAGCCCTTTATAGCACAGCAACTCTCTTACCAAATGGTTTTTAAAAGTGGAGATCCTGTGGAAGTGATATTATCCGCAACAAAGACCTATAATATTGATCTTTTGATTATTGGTGCATTAAAACGTGAAAACCTTTTAAAGTACTATGTGGGTTCCATTGCCAGAAAAATCACCCGTAAAGCCAAGTGTTCCATTTTATTGCTCACAAAGCCCTCAGTACAGCGTGTGCCATGTCAACATATTGTAGTCAACGGATTGAAAGACCCTAGAACCCAAGAAGCCATTTCGGCAGCCTTTTTTGTGGCCAACAAATTAGGTTCCAACAAGATTACGGTCGTAGAAGAAATTACCAAACAACAGGTAGCGGTAAGTGTTGAAGACCATAGATCCCTTAGAAAAGCCAATATTGTTAAGGAACGTTTGGCACTAAGGGAAGACTCTAGGGTGAAAAAATTAATTGCTGAAATTCCTCAGGAATACCAAGATTCGGTGTTTGTAAAAACACAACCAATCTTTGGAAAACGCGGCTATTCCATTGGACATTATGCCGAAGTGGTCCGTGCTGATTTATTGGTAATGAATGCTCCTTTAAAAATGTCGTTTTGGGACCGCCTATTTCCGCACGACATTGAATACATTTTAACCGAATTACCAACCGATGTATTGATTGTCCAGTGA